The following coding sequences lie in one Zingiber officinale cultivar Zhangliang chromosome 2B, Zo_v1.1, whole genome shotgun sequence genomic window:
- the LOC122048882 gene encoding mannose/glucose-specific lectin-like → MVGPSLNFNVDVNKCFGGLWKSRRRSKAGIKIGPWGTPGACSFDIAASASQLQGSDSTQEPSSIAWRSPTLSTGKTSKHFELQPGEYINSMVGSVNDLNGETCIAKLGFATNFGNTHGPFGAGGGKEYSVPVVDGRIVGFFGQYDKYLKAIGVYLAPN, encoded by the exons ATGGTTGGCCCTAGTCTGAATTTCAACGTGGACGTCAACAAGTGCTTCGGCGGGTTATGGAAATCCAGAAGGCGGTCCAAAGCCGGCATCAAGATTGGGCCATGGGGAACCCCTGGAGCCTGCAGCTTTGACATTGCTGCATCTGCCTCCCAATTACAAGGGTCAGACTCCACACAGGAACCGTCGTCGATAGCCTGGAGGTCTCCTACCTTGTCGACAGGAAAAACATCGAAACAC TTCGAACTACAGCCTGGCGAATATATCAACTCGATGGTTGGGTCCGTCAATGATTTGAACGGCGAAACTTGCATCGCTAAGCTCGGATTCGCAACCAATTTCGGGAACACGCATGGGCCTTTCGGGGCGGGCGGTGGAAAGGAGTACTCTGTTCCGGTCGTCGACGGTCGAATTGTCGGATTCTTTGGCCAGTACGACAAGTATCTGAAGGCGATCGGAGTCTATTTGGCTCCTAATTGA